The Streptomyces sp. NBC_00597 DNA segment GACCGCCTGGAGGCCGCCTCCTGGGCTTCCGCGGCGCTGGCGACCGGCGGCAACATCTACGTCCGCGGGGCGCAGCAGCGCTCGATGATGACCTTCCTGAACACGTACCGGAAGGTCGGCGGCGCCTTCGAGATCGACGACGAGGGCATCCGCTTCTGGCACCCGGGCGGTCCGCTCAACGCGATCGCGCTCGAAACGGACGTGCACCCCGGCTTCCAGACGGACTGGCAGCAGCCGCTGGTGGTGGCCCTGACGCAGGCCGCGGGCCTCTCGATCGTCCACGAGACGGTCTACGAGTCCCGCCTGGGATTCACCTCGGCCCTCAACCAGATGGGTGCACACATCCAGCTGTACCGGGAGTGCCTGGGCGGCAGCGCCTGCCGGTTCGGGCAGCGCAACTTCCTGCACTCGGCGGTCGTCTCCGGCCCGACCAAGCTGCAGGGCGCCGACCTGGTCATCCCCGACCTGCGCGGTGGATTCTCGTACCTGATCGCGGCGCTGGCGGCCGAGGGCACCTCGCGGGTCCACGGAATCGACCTCATCAACCGCGGCTACGAGAACTTCATGGAGAAGCTCGTGGAGCTGGGAGCGAAGGTCGAACTCCCGGGCGGCGACCTCGTCTGAGGCACCGGTGAGGCGGGCGCACCCGAGGGAGCGCCCGCCGAACCCCGCGCGGTCCGCGGTGCGGTCCGGTCCCGCGCAGTCCCGTGCAGTACCCGTCAAGGCCCTGCAAGGGGCCCTGGACAGGCCGAAGGGCGGCCACCCACCCGGGTGGCCGCCCTTCGGCGTTCGCTGCGTACTGCTGCCGTCCCGAGGGCCAGTGCGGCCCTCGGCACAAGGGCGGACTACTTGCCCTTGGCGGCTTCCTTGAGCTTGGAGCCCGCGGAGACCTTCACGCTGAAGCCGGCCGGGATCTGGATGGGGTCGCCGGTCTGCGGGTTGCGCGCGGTGCGAGCGGCACGGTGGGTGCGCTCGAAGGTCAGGAAGCCGGGGATGGTGACCTTCTCGTCGCCCTTGGCGACAATCTCGCCGACGGTCTCGGCGAGCGCGGCCAGAACGGCGTCGGCGTCCTTGCGGGTCACCTCGGCGCGCTCGGACAGAGCGGCCACCAGCTCACTGCGGTTCATGTTGTACTCCCGTGTTCAACTTGCCTTAGAGGCGTGAGATCGAAGCCGATGCTGCCAGGGCCCTCGGACAGTCCCCGGACCCGGGTCTGAACGTCAGACCCTCTCGCCCGGTTACGCATCCTGCCCCCACCAGCGGCGGGAAAGCCAATCCGGCACCCGCCAGGGTCACACGAAAAGCGCCACAGTCACGCCGCGGTGACGCTCCGTCCGCACTTGGTGGATGCGGACCGCGGACCTCGCGGGCATCCCCGCAACCCTAGAGGCGGCCCGCCGGGCCCGCATCTCGCGACGCGCCGGGACGGGCGAGCCGTGAGGGCCGTCACAGCGGCCGCCGGCCCCGTGCCCGACCGGGTGCGGGGCCCGGCGCCGGCCCCGTGCGGGACACCGCGCCGGACCCCGCGACGGACGGGCTCCGTGGACGACTGCGCGTCAGATCGCCGACGCGGCCTTGCGGACGGCGCCGGCGACCGCACCGGCCACCTTGTCGTTGAAGACCGACGGGATGATGTAGTTGGCGTTGAGCTCGTCCTCGCCGACGACGTCCGCCAGCGCACTCGCGGCGGCCAGCATCATGTCCGTGTTCACCGTGCGGGACTGGGCGTCCAGCAGGCCGCGGAAGACACCCGGGAAGACCAGCACGTTGTTGATCTGGTTCGGGAAGTCGGAGCGGCCGGTGGCCACGACGGCGGCGGTCTGACGGGCGACGGCCGGGTCCACCTCGGGGTCCGGGTTCGCGAGCGCGAACACGATCGCGCCTTCCGCCATGGCCGCGACGTCCTCACCGGACAGGACGTTGGGGGCCGAGACGCCGACGAACACGTCGGCGCCGACCACGGCCTCCTTCAGAGTGCCCGTGTAGCCCTCGGGGTTGGTGTTGTCGGCGATCCAGCGCAGCGGCGAATCGACGGCGGCGTCGACCAGGTCGGGGCGGCCCGCGTGCACGACACCGTGGATATCGGCGCTGACGACGTTCTTGACGCCGGCCGCGAGGAGCAGCTTCAAGATGGCCGTGCCGGCCGCGCCGGCGCCCGACATGACGACCTTCACGTCGCCAACTGCCTTGCCCACCACGCGAAGTGCGTTGGTGAGGGCGGCGAGGACGACGATGGCGGTGCCGTGCTGGTCGTCGTGGAAGACGGGGATGTCGAGGGCCTCGCGCAGCCGGGCCTCGATCTCGAAGCAGCGCGGCGCGGAGATGTCCTCAAGGTTGATGCCGGCGAAGCCCGGGGCGATCGCACGGACGATCTCGACGATTTTGTCGGTGTCCTGGGTGTCCAGGCAGATCGGCCACGCGTCGATGCCCGCGAAGCGCTTGAAGAGGGCCGCCTTGCCCTCCATGACGGGCAGCGCGGCCATCGGGCCGATGTTGCCGAGGCCCAGTACGGCGGAGCCGTCCGTCACGACTGCGACGGAGTTGCGCTTGATGGTGAGGCGGCGCGCGTCCTCGGGGTTCTCGGCGATGGCCATGCACACGCGGGCGACGCCCGGGGTGTAGATCATCGAGAGGTCGTCGCGGTTGCGGATGGGGTGCTTGGACGCCATCTCGATCTTGCCGCCGAGGTGCATCAGGAAGGTTCGGTCGGAGACCTTGCCGAGGCTGACGCCCTCGATCCCCCGGAGCTTGCCGACGATCTCGTCGGCGTGCGCGGTGGAGGTCGCGGCGATGGTGACGTCGATGCGGAGCTTCTCGTGGCCGGAGGCGGTCACGTCGAGGCCGGTGACCGACCCCCCGGAAGACTCCACGGCGGTGGTGAGCTGGGAGACCGCGGTTCCGCTCGCGGGCACTTCCAAGCGGACCGTCATCGAGTACGAGACGCTGGGCGCCGTTGCCATGGCCGTGTTCCTCTTCTGTCCCTGGTTTTTTGTACACACAGGGCCCGGCTGCACGGCAGGTGCGGCAGGACCTGTTGTTCGATCGTCCCACCTACCGGCCGGTACAAGGTAACCAGCTACAAATTTCGGAAAGACACTTCCACCATACGAGATAGATCAGGTGTGGGGAAGCGTGGCCCCCTACGAAAAAGGTCCGCGCCCCTCGGTATCCGAGGAGCGCGGACCTGTACGAACGACTGAGACACCGACCCGCCATGCTCGCCTCGCGGCAAGTGGTCGCTCTAAGCGACGAAGGTTGGGCCCGGGGGCTTGGATCGAGCCGGTGTCGTACCCAGGCTAACAAAGGATCGCCGGAAGCGATCCCCCTCCGGGGAGTTGACCTGCTCTCACCACGCGTGTGGCCGCGGGCCATCCGGTCGTACGGAGCCCTGGGCGGGCCGGGACCCCCGTGGTGAACCGCCCCCGCGGCCCCGCACCGTCCGGCGCTACGGCCTCAACAGGGCGGGCACGCCGTCCGCGTCGGGCTCGTCACGGACGCCACCGACCACCGTCAGCTGCTGCGTCGCGCGGGTCAGGGCCACATACAGCACCCGCAGGCCCGCCGGGGACTCTTCCGCGATCTCCGCCGGCGAGACGACCACCGTGGCGTCGTACTCCAGGCCCTTGGCCTCCAGGCTGCCGAGCGCCACCGCCCGCTCCCCCAGGTCCGCGAGCCAGCCCGCGGCCTCCTGGCGCCGGTCCATGGCCACGACCACGCCGACCGTGCCGTCGACCTGCTCCAGCAGCCGCCGGGTCTCCTCCCGGACCGTCGCGCCCAGCTCGCCGTCGGCGGCCGTGAAACGGGGCTCCAGGCCGGTGGAACGGACCGCCGTCGGCGGTTCCATGCCCGGCATCGCGAGCCGCAGCACCCGGGCCGCGACCTCCGCGACCTCCGCCGGGTTGCGGTAGTTCACCGTCAGGGTGAACCGCCGGCGCGGCCGGGACCCCAGGGCCTCGTCACGGGCCTCGGCCGCCTCGTCCGGGTCCGTCCACGAAGACTGGGCCGGGTCGCCGACCACCGTCCACGTGCCGTGCCGGCCGCGGCGGCCCACCATCCGCCACTGCATCGGCGTCAGGTCCTGCGCCTCGTCCACGATCACGTGCGCGTACTCGGTGCGCTCCGCCGCGATCCGCTCGGCGCGCTCCCACTGGGTCTCCTCGCGGGTCGGCATCAGCTCCTCCAACCCGCTGAACTGATCGAGCGGGTCGAGCTGCCGCTTGCGCTTGGGCCGTGCCGGCGCGCCGAGCAGCAGCTGGAGCTCGTCCAGCAGCGCCACGTCGTGCACCGACAGCGGACCCTTGCCGTCCGGGCCCACCCGGCGCAGCGAGCGGGCCAGCTGGCGGGTCTCGCGCGGGTTGAGGACCCGCCGCGACCAGCGGCCGAGCCTGCGCTCGTCGGCCATCGCGGCGAGCACCCCGCGCGGGGTCAGCTCGGGCCACCAGGCGTTCAGGAAGTCGATGAACGCGTCCTCGGTGGAGATGTCCTCGTCGAACGCGGAGCGCAGCTCGGCGGCGAGTTCCGGGTCGCTGTGCCGGCCGGCCCCGCCGGACCTCGCGTACAGGGCGTCGAGCAGCAGTTTGCGGGCGCGCGGGCGCAGCAGGTTCACCGGCGCGGTGCCGCTGAGCACGTTCTGCCGGATCCGGTTCAGCTCGTCGGCCTCCAGCTCCTGGCGGCGGCCGAAGGCCACGACCCGCAGCCGCTCGGGCGCGTCACCGAGTTCCAGTGCGCCCCGTACGGCCTTGTGGAGCACCTTGCGCATGCGCGAGGAGCCCTTGACGCGGGCCACGGCCGGTTCGTCGTACGTCGTCGCCTCGGCGCCGTCGACCAGCGAGCCGAGCGCCCGGATGGCGACCTGGCCCTCCTCGCCGAGCGAGGGCAGCACGCCCTCGGTGTACGCGACGAGCAGCGGGGTCGGCGAGACGATCAGGATGCCGCCGGAGTAGCGGCGCCGGTCCTGGTAGAGCAGGTAGGCGGCGCGGTGCAGGGCGACGGCGGTCTTGCCGGTGCCGGGGCCGCCCGCGACCTCGGCGACCGAGGCGGCGGGGGCCCGGATCACCATGTCCTGCTCGGCCTGGATGGAGGAGACGATGTCCCGCATCGAGTGCGTACGGGCCCGCCCGAGCGCGGCCATCAGGGCGCCGTCGCCGATGGCGGGCAGCTCCCGGCCGTCGAGGGAGGCGGTGATCTCGGGGCGCATCAGGTCGTCCTCGACGCCGAGCACCTTGCGGCCCTTGGAGCGGATGACGCGGCGCCGTACGACCCGGCCGGGGTCCTTGGGCGTGGACCGGTAGAACGGCGCGGCCGCCGGCGCCCGCCAGTCGATGACCAGCGGCGCGTAGTCGGCGTCGAGCACGCCGATGCGCCCGATGTGGAGCGTCTCGGCGATGTCGGCGGTGAGGTCCTCGCGGATCGCCTCGTCGGCCGGCTCGACGGAGGTGTACGCGCCGTCGGGGCCGCGCTCCCCGTCCTTGCCGAGGACCAGGTCGATCCGGCCGAAGAGGAAGTCCTCGAACTCGTTGTTCAGCCGGTTCAGGTGGATGCCCGCCCGGAAGACCTGTGCGTCGCGTTCGGCGAGCGCGCCGGGCGTGCCGACCTGGCCTCGCTTGGCCGCGTCGTTCATCAGGAACTCGGCCTCGTCGATCTTCTCTTCGAGGCGGCGGTACACCTGGTCCAGATGCGTCTGCTCGACCGCGATCTCCCGATCGCGGACGGAATCCGCCGTGTTGTCGACAGCGGCATTCTGCGCGGCCACCAAGGCCCCCTTCTGACGTGCATGGGCGACCGTCAACCGTACGCGAATCCGCACCGTGTCCGCACGCCCGTTCCGGTGACCGGGCGAAGATCACTACCCGGGGCGGGCCGCGAGGAGCCTGCGGCGGTGCCGGGCGACCCGCTCACGGTTGCCGCACAGCTCGCTGGAGCACCAGCGGCGCCGGTGGCCGCGCGAAGTGTCCAGGTAGATGCGGGTGCAGCCGTCCCCTTCGCAGGACCGCAGCAGGGCCCGCTCACCGGGATCGGTGAGCAGTTCCACGGCGTCCCGGGCGACGACGGCCAGCAGCGCACCGCACTCCACACCGCCGCACAACTCCCGTACGAGGTGACCCTCTTGGTCCTGTACGGCACACAGTCCCGGGGGTGGACCGGCGGCCAGCGCGTTGACCCGGGCCAGCGCGCCCCCGTCCGGACCGGTCCCGACGAGCTCGGCCCGTACGAGGCTGCCCACGTCGCGGCGCAGCGCCCGGAAGGCCTCCACCCAGTCGGGGCCCACCCGGGCGATCGGCGTCCGGTCGGGCACGAGCCCGGCTCCGGCGAGCCACAGCCGCAGCTCGTCGCCGTCCCGGATCTCCTCGGCGCCCGCGGGGGCGGCGAAGGTGGCCACCAGGTCCAGGCAGACCCGCCCGGAGTCGAACCACATGCCCGTCACCGCCTCTTTGCCTAGGGGCGTGCCTTTCAGAGTGCCGCGCGGCGCCTCGATGCGGAACCCCCCGTACGGGGGCTGCGGTCGGGCTAGAGGGGCGGGTCGTCGTGGAGGAGGCGTTGGAAGAGGCGGTGGTCGCGCCAGGCGCCGTCGATGTGCAGGTAGCCGGGGGCGAGCCCGTACTGCTCGAACCCGGCCTTCGCCAGGACGCGCTGCGAGGCCAGGTTGTCGACCAGGGTCCCGGCCTCGACGCGGTGCAGCCCGAGCTCGTCGCGGGCGATCCGGCAGACTTCCGTCAGGGCGGCGGTGGCCAGCCCCCTGCCGGTCCAGGCCTGGTCGACCCAGTAGCCGACGCCGCCGCTGCGGAACGGGCCGAGGGCGATGCTGCCGAGGTTGATCATCCCGATGGGCGTGCCCGTACCGGCCTCGACGAGCACGTAGGGGGCGAGGCGCCCCCCGTCGCGCTCGGTGAGCAGCGCCGCGATGCGGGCGGCCTGCCCCTCCTTGGTGAAGAACACCTCGGACCGCCACGGCTCGAAGGGCGCCATGTACGCCCGGTTCCGCGTCAGCGTGTCGGCCAGCCCGGCGGCGTCCCCGACCTCGACGCCCCGCATCTCCACCCCGTCAATGATCACCAGAGCACGCTAACCAACCCCGCCGGCCACATCCAGCCCCCGCGCGTCCCACCCCGCCCGCCACGTCCACCGCGCGCACACCCAGCCCCGCCGGCGTTCGAGGCGCAGGGTCCGGGACGGACGGAGCCCCGGCAACGGCGCCGCACCCGACCGACCCGCCCGCACCGGACCCGGCCCGGCCCGGCACGGCAGGCACGGCAGGCACGGCAGGCACGGACGCCGATGGGGCGGGCCCCATCGGCGGCCGAGCGGACGGGCCCCGCTCAGCCGGCGGAGCCGTTACCGCATTCGCCCGCGTCCAGCGCCAACCGGTACCCCCGCTTCACCACCGTCTGGATGAGGTTCGGAACCGCCAGCGCCCCCCGCAGCCGCGCCATCGCCGTCTCGACGGCGTGCTCGTCCCGCCCCGCCCCCGGCAGCACCCGCAGCAGCTCCGACCGCGCCACCACCCATCCGGGCCTGCGCGCCAGTGCCCGCAGCAGGGCCATCCCGGCCGGCGGCACGGGCCGCAGCTCCTCGTCCACGAGCACCGCGTGCCCCCGGATCTCCACCCGGTGTCCCGCCACGGGCAGCACCCGGGCCCGTCCCGGCAGTTCCTGGCACAGCAGCTGTACCAGCGGTCCCAGCCGGAACCGCTCGGGCTGCACGGTGTCCACCCCGGCCGCCTGCAGCGGCAGCGCCGTCACCGGTCCCACGCACGCCGACAGCACGTCCCCCCGAAGCCCCTCCAGCACCGCCTCCCGCACCCCCCTCTGCTCCGCCCGGGTCAGCAGCGAGGCCGCCGCCGGGGCGGAGGTGAAGCTCACCGCGTCGACCGCGCCGACGGCCACCGCGTCCAGCAGCCGGTCCAGCGGCCCGAGGTCCTCAGGGGCCATCCACCGGTACACGGGGACCACGACCACCTCGGCCCCGCCGGCCCGCAGCGCCTCGACGAACCCGGGCAGGGGTTCCCCGTGCAGCTGGAGCGCGATGCGCCGCCCGGCGACCCCGGCAGCGAGCATCCGGTCGAGCACCTCGGCGAGGGACTCCGAGTCCGGGGACCAGGTCTCCACGAGCCCGGCGGCCCGGACGGCGCCCTTGACCTTCGGCCCGCGCGCCAGCAGTTCGGCGGCCCGCAGCCGTGCCAGCAGCTCCTCGCCGATCCCCCATCCGTCGGCGGCTTCGATCCATCCGCGGAATCCGATGGCGGTGGTGGCGACGACCGTGTCGGGCGCGCAGTGGATCAGGTCCTTGGTGGCGGCGAGGAGTTCGCTGTCGTCGGCCAGCGGCACGATCCGCAGGGCCGGGGCGTGCAGGACGGTGGCGCCCCGCCGGCGCAGCAGGGCGATCAGCTCGTCCGCGCGCCGGGCTGCGGTGACCCCCACGGTGAATCCCGCCAGCGGGCCCGCCGTCGGCTTGGCGGGTCCGTCGGGGGTGTGCGTGTCGTCCATGGTGACCTGCCTTGCCCAGTGGGTCGGTATCGCATCGCGCCATCACGTGTCACGCGAACGGGACCGAGCCTGTCAAGTCGGCGTGTCAGGCTCGGTTCCGTCGTATTTCGTGTCCGTAAACCGCCGTTACACCGAGGTGAGCTGCGGCTTCGCTTCGGACCCGGCTGCCGGGAGCACCGCGGGGGCCGGCCGGCGAAGGTATACCGCCCACGTCACCGCGCAGCACGCCGCGTAGAAGCCGAGGAAGGTGACGAAGGCGGCCGTCCCGGATCCGGAGGTCGAGAACGCCTCCCGGAAGGCCAGGTTGATGCCGAGTCCGCCGAGGGCGCCGATCGCGCCGATGAGTCCCATGGCGGCCCCGGACAGCCGGCGCCCGTACGCGGCGGCGGCTTCGCCGCCCATGCCCCGGGCCAGTGCCTTGGCCTGGAAGATGCCGGGGATCATCTTGTACGTGGAGCCGTTGCCGAGCCCGCTCAGCGCGAACAGGGCCACGAAACCGGTGAGGAAGACGGGCAGCGACTCCCGGCCCGAGGCGTAGATGACGACGCCGGTCGCGGCGGCCATGGCCACGAAGGTCGCGAGGGTGATCCGCGCACCGCCGAACCGGTCCGCGAGGGCGCCGCCGACGGGCCGGATCAGCGAGCCGAGGAGCGGCCCGACGAAGGTGAGCGAGGCCGCCTGGAGCGGG contains these protein-coding regions:
- a CDS encoding UvrD-helicase domain-containing protein; the encoded protein is MAAQNAAVDNTADSVRDREIAVEQTHLDQVYRRLEEKIDEAEFLMNDAAKRGQVGTPGALAERDAQVFRAGIHLNRLNNEFEDFLFGRIDLVLGKDGERGPDGAYTSVEPADEAIREDLTADIAETLHIGRIGVLDADYAPLVIDWRAPAAAPFYRSTPKDPGRVVRRRVIRSKGRKVLGVEDDLMRPEITASLDGRELPAIGDGALMAALGRARTHSMRDIVSSIQAEQDMVIRAPAASVAEVAGGPGTGKTAVALHRAAYLLYQDRRRYSGGILIVSPTPLLVAYTEGVLPSLGEEGQVAIRALGSLVDGAEATTYDEPAVARVKGSSRMRKVLHKAVRGALELGDAPERLRVVAFGRRQELEADELNRIRQNVLSGTAPVNLLRPRARKLLLDALYARSGGAGRHSDPELAAELRSAFDEDISTEDAFIDFLNAWWPELTPRGVLAAMADERRLGRWSRRVLNPRETRQLARSLRRVGPDGKGPLSVHDVALLDELQLLLGAPARPKRKRQLDPLDQFSGLEELMPTREETQWERAERIAAERTEYAHVIVDEAQDLTPMQWRMVGRRGRHGTWTVVGDPAQSSWTDPDEAAEARDEALGSRPRRRFTLTVNYRNPAEVAEVAARVLRLAMPGMEPPTAVRSTGLEPRFTAADGELGATVREETRRLLEQVDGTVGVVVAMDRRQEAAGWLADLGERAVALGSLEAKGLEYDATVVVSPAEIAEESPAGLRVLYVALTRATQQLTVVGGVRDEPDADGVPALLRP
- a CDS encoding GNAT family N-acetyltransferase gives rise to the protein MRGVEVGDAAGLADTLTRNRAYMAPFEPWRSEVFFTKEGQAARIAALLTERDGGRLAPYVLVEAGTGTPIGMINLGSIALGPFRSGGVGYWVDQAWTGRGLATAALTEVCRIARDELGLHRVEAGTLVDNLASQRVLAKAGFEQYGLAPGYLHIDGAWRDHRLFQRLLHDDPPL
- a CDS encoding NAD-dependent malic enzyme; its protein translation is MATAPSVSYSMTVRLEVPASGTAVSQLTTAVESSGGSVTGLDVTASGHEKLRIDVTIAATSTAHADEIVGKLRGIEGVSLGKVSDRTFLMHLGGKIEMASKHPIRNRDDLSMIYTPGVARVCMAIAENPEDARRLTIKRNSVAVVTDGSAVLGLGNIGPMAALPVMEGKAALFKRFAGIDAWPICLDTQDTDKIVEIVRAIAPGFAGINLEDISAPRCFEIEARLREALDIPVFHDDQHGTAIVVLAALTNALRVVGKAVGDVKVVMSGAGAAGTAILKLLLAAGVKNVVSADIHGVVHAGRPDLVDAAVDSPLRWIADNTNPEGYTGTLKEAVVGADVFVGVSAPNVLSGEDVAAMAEGAIVFALANPDPEVDPAVARQTAAVVATGRSDFPNQINNVLVFPGVFRGLLDAQSRTVNTDMMLAAASALADVVGEDELNANYIIPSVFNDKVAGAVAGAVRKAASAI
- a CDS encoding HU family DNA-binding protein; this encodes MNRSELVAALSERAEVTRKDADAVLAALAETVGEIVAKGDEKVTIPGFLTFERTHRAARTARNPQTGDPIQIPAGFSVKVSAGSKLKEAAKGK
- a CDS encoding uroporphyrinogen-III synthase, whose amino-acid sequence is MDDTHTPDGPAKPTAGPLAGFTVGVTAARRADELIALLRRRGATVLHAPALRIVPLADDSELLAATKDLIHCAPDTVVATTAIGFRGWIEAADGWGIGEELLARLRAAELLARGPKVKGAVRAAGLVETWSPDSESLAEVLDRMLAAGVAGRRIALQLHGEPLPGFVEALRAGGAEVVVVPVYRWMAPEDLGPLDRLLDAVAVGAVDAVSFTSAPAAASLLTRAEQRGVREAVLEGLRGDVLSACVGPVTALPLQAAGVDTVQPERFRLGPLVQLLCQELPGRARVLPVAGHRVEIRGHAVLVDEELRPVPPAGMALLRALARRPGWVVARSELLRVLPGAGRDEHAVETAMARLRGALAVPNLIQTVVKRGYRLALDAGECGNGSAG
- a CDS encoding CGNR zinc finger domain-containing protein, which translates into the protein MWFDSGRVCLDLVATFAAPAGAEEIRDGDELRLWLAGAGLVPDRTPIARVGPDWVEAFRALRRDVGSLVRAELVGTGPDGGALARVNALAAGPPPGLCAVQDQEGHLVRELCGGVECGALLAVVARDAVELLTDPGERALLRSCEGDGCTRIYLDTSRGHRRRWCSSELCGNRERVARHRRRLLAARPG